A stretch of DNA from Paenibacillus albus:
GTTTTCTGTTCGATCTAAGCTGGAAAGGTTGTTGATCTTCCGTGTTTGACGTATTAAAGAAATTAAGCTGGTTTTTCAAAATGCATTGGAAGCGGTACACGCTTGCGATTGTGCTGCTTACCATCTGCGGTATCTTTGAGGTTATTCCTCCGAGACTGATCGGCTTCGCCATTGACAGCATCGGCCAGGGCACGATGACGCGGCATAAGCTGACGGAGCTGCTGCTCTTATGGGCAGGTCTCACTGTCATTGTTTATCTCATCACTTATGTCTGGTGGTCGCAGCTGTTCGGTTCCTCCTTCATGCTGGAACGCAAACTCCGCTCACGCCTCATGCGGCATCTGCTGAAGATGACGCCTACCTTTTATGAACGCAATCGTACCGGCGATCTGATGGCACGGGCGACGAACGATATTGGCGCCGTATCCAACACGGCCGGCTTCGGCATTCTGACGCTGGTCGATTCCACCATCTGGATGGCGACCATTCTCGTTATGATGGCAGGCTTCATCAGCTGGAAGCTGACGCTTGCGGCGATGCTGCCACTGCCGGTGCTCGCGCTTGTGATGCAGCATTTTGGCAAGAAGATTCATGAGCGGTTTACGATTCAACAGGATGCCTTCGGCAAGCTGAACGACCAGGTGTTGGAATCCGTTTCGGGCGTTCGAGTCATCCGCGCATTCGTGCAGGAAGATGAGGATCGCAAACGGTTCAGCGACATGACCGATGAAGTGTTCCGCAAGAACATCGAAGTGACCAAGATCGATGCGCTGTTCGAGCCTTCGCTCAAAATCCTCGTCGGCATCAGTTATTTGATCGGTCTCTGCTTCGGCGGATGGCTCGTGTTCCGGGGAGAAATCTCCCTTGGCGATATGGTTTCGTTCAACATGTTCCTCGGTATGCTGATCTGGCCGATGTTCGCTATCGGCGAGCTTATCAATATTATGCAGCGCGGTAATGCCTCGCTCGACCGAATCAATGAGACGCTAGGCGTTAAGCCTAACGTCGTGGATGCGGAGTCACCGGTGAATGTGCAGGTGCCGGAGTCCATTGAGACCGAAGGGCTCACCTTCCGATATCCGTCCTCTTCCATCGACAATCTGGTCGATATAAATGTAAAGCTGCAGCGCGGGCAAACGCTCGGCATCGTCGGTCGAACAGGCAGCGGCAAGACCACTCTGCTTCGTCAGCTGCTTCGCGAGTATCCGATGGGCAAGGGAAGCCTGAAGGCTAGTGGTGTCCCGATTACGAACATCGAGCTCGACCAAATCCGCAGTTGGGTCGGCTATGTGCCGCAGCAGCCAATCTTGTTCAGCAAGACGATCCGCGAAAATATCGCTTATGGCGTTGTCGGAGAAACGATGGACGATGAGCTGCTGAACAAGGCGCTGGAGCTCGCTGCCTTCCGCAAAGACGTGACGTTCCTGCCAGATGGTCTGGAAACGCTCGTCGGGGAGAAAGGCGTTGCTCTCTCCGGTGGACAGAAGCAGCGGGTCAGCATTGCGCGGGCCGTTATCGCGAATCCGGAAATTCTTATGCTGGACGATGCCCTCTCGGCTGTCGATGCCAAGACGGAGACGGAAATTCTGGAAGGACTTCGCAAGGAACGTTCGGGCAAGACGACGCTCATTACGACGCACAGACTCTCCGCCGTGCAGCATGCGGATTGGATCATCGTGCTGGACGAAGGACGAATCGCTGAAGAAGGCACGCATGAACAGCTTCTTCTGAATAATGGCTGGTATAAAGAACAATATGACAGGCAGCAGCTCGCATCCGTCGTGGAAGAATAATGCGCGTAAGTGTCTAGGCTGACTGCAATCATGTATGAGATATAAAGAAACGAAGGTGACACCTACAATGGGCAATAACGGAAAACGATTGTTTCAATATGCATGGCATTACAAAAGGCCGATCCTGCTGGCGCTTCTGCTGCTTGCACTCGCGATCTCCGCGGAGCTAGTCGGACCTTTTCTCGCCAAACGGATGATTGATACGAATATTATGGGTATCGAGAAGCCGTGGTACGAAAGCAAAGAAGACGGACGCTATGACGTCGAATATAACGGCAGCTATTATAAGCGCGCTGACCACTGGAAGGATGGCGAGACGAAGGGCCGCGAGGTGCGCGTACTTCAGACGGGGCTTACGTATTATTTTGTCGATGCGGCTGACGTGCCTGATAAAGGTGTGCGTACGTTCGCGGATGGCAAGCTCACGGTTACTTCCGAGGATGACAGCAAGCAGCAATATCCTGCCGCTCTGCTGAGCCGGGATGAGACGTATCATTTCTATCAGCCGGAGCTGAAAAGCATGATAACGCTGGCAGCAGGCTATGTCGGCATGCTGCTCATCGGAGCAGGGCTTGCTTACGGGCAAAAGTTTCTGCTGCAAGTGTCGGCGAACCGCATCGTTCGCAAGATGCGCAATGACGTATTCCGGCATATTCAAGAGCTCCCTGTGCAGTACTTCGATAATTTGCCGGCAGGCAAAGTCGTTGCACGGGTGACGAATGACACCGAGGCGATCCGCGAGCTGTATGTATCGGTGCTGGCGAACTTCTTCTCCGGCATCATCTATATGACCGCAATTGTCGGCGCACTGTTCCTGCTCGATGTGCGGCTTGCTCTAATTGCCCTGCCGCTGCTGCCGATTCTATACTTCTGGATCATTATTTACCGCAAGTATGCGGGCAGCTTCAACCATGTCATTCGCTCGCGGCTGAGCGACATTAACGGCATGATTAACGAATCCATTCAAGGCATGCCGATCATCCAAGTATTTCGCAGACAGAAGGAAACGATGTCGGAGTTTGGTGTCATGAACGACGAGTACTTCAAGTATCAGAACAAGCTGCTGCGTCTTAACTCGGTGACCAGTCACAATTTGCTGAACGTGTTTCGTAATGTGATCTTTATCTCGGTCATTTGGATGTTCGCGGGCGGCTGGCTGGGTACAGCTGTATCCGTCGGCGTTCTCTACGCTTTCATTGATTACATGAACCGGATGATGCAGCCGATCGTCGGGATGGTGAATCAGCTGTCGAACCTCGAAGTAGCGCGGGTATCGGCAGAGCGTGTATTCGCGTTGCTGGATGAGCCGGGCGTACCGGTTTCTGAACAGCGGATGGCGCGTTATAAGGGGAATGTTGCTTTCGAGGACGTCTCGTTCGGCTACAAAGAAAACGAGGATGTACTGAAGCATATCAGCTTCAGCGCGAAGCAGGGGGAGACGGTTGCGCTGGTCGGTCATACCGGTTCAGGCAAAAGCTCGATTCTGAACCTGCTCTTCCGCTTCTACGATATTGACCGCGGCGCCATTACCGTTGACGGCACGAACGTGCGCGACATGTCGAAGCAGCAGCTGCGCCAGCATATGGGCATTGTGCTGCAAGAGCCGTTCCTCTTCACCGGCACGATCGCCTCGAACATCAGCCTGGACGACCCGGCGATTACGCGTGAGAAGATCGAGGGGGCGCTCCGCGACGTCGGCGCGTATGACATGTTCATGCAGCTACCACACGGACTGGATGAACCCGTCATCGAGAAAGGAAGCACGCTGTCCGCCGGTCAGCGGCAGCTCATCTCCTTCGCGCGCGCTCTCGCCTTCGATCCGGCGATTCTGATTCTCGACGAAGCGACCGCGAGCATCGACACCGAGACCGAAGCGATTATTCAGCAGGCGCTGGACGTGCTGAAGCGCGGACGCACGACGTTCGTCATCGCGCACCGGCTGTCGACGATCCGCGCGGCGGATCAAATTCTCGTGCTCGACCGCGGCCGCATCGTCGAACGCGGCAATCACGAGGAACTGATGGTACATGGCGGCAAGTACTTCGCCATGTACCAGCTGCAGCAAGGCGCCGCGGTTAGCGCCTTGGCTTAACATTAAAAAAGGGAGAGCCCCCGGGTTAGTGGGGGCTCTCCCTTTTTGTTTAGGATCTTTGAGCAGCGGCCACCGGCTAGTGCGCGAGAGAACGTATACGTTCTCTCAGATGCTCGGATGCTCGATTGTTGGTGCTGAGAGAACCTATGTGTGCTCTCAGCTCTGATGTTTCTGGTTTTCTAGCGGCTTCCAGCTCTAAACACCAGTTTACCCGCCGCCACCGCCACTTTCGCACTCCGAGAGAGGGTTTTCACTCTCTCAGCTCGCGATTATCGCTTTCTCGCCTACCGAGAGCGGCTTCCCGCTCTCAACACACGTTCACCGGCCGCCGCGACCACTTTCGCACTCCCAGAGAGGGTTTTCCCTCTCTCAGCTCGCGACTATCGCTTTCTCGCTCCCGAGAGCAGCTTTTCCCGCACTTGGGCACCAGCCCTCAACTATAGCACTAACGGAAGCTCGATCAGGAACACCGTCCCCTGAGCGCTTGTCTCCTTCACGTCCATTCGTCCGCCATGATCCTGGATAATCTTGTGCGAGATCGATAAGCCGAGCCCCGTGCCTTGCCCTTTCGTGGTGTAGAACGGTTCGAACAGCTTTTCCTTCGTAGCATCAGACATCCCGGTCCCCGTATCTGACAATTCGATGCACGCATGGTTATCCAGCTCATACAGCTTGACCCTAATCTGTCCGAGATCCTCCATCGCATCAATGGAGTTTTTGAACAGATTAACAAGCACCTGCACGACTTTGTCTTTATCAATCTTTACATATAAAGGAGCTACCGGATATTCGGCGCTCAGGCGATGCCCTCTCCGTTCGATTTCCGTACCCATGATGGATATCGCACGCTCGATGCAGGTTTGCACGGCTTCGGTCTTCATTTGGGACAGATTCGGTTTCGAGAATTGCAGGAACTCGGAGGTGAGCTCGCTCACTCTTGTGATCTCATCCATAATCATGGGGTGATAGCGGTCGAACTCCTTATAGTCGTTCTGATAAGCCAGCTGCAGAAAGCCTTTAATCGTCGTGAGCGGGTTGCGGATCTCATGGGCCATTCCCGCCGCAAGCTCTCCGATCACCTTCAGTTTGTCCGCGCGAAAGAAATGTTCATCTCGCTTCATCCATATTTCCTTCTTTTGAAGAAACAGCAGCTTCTCCGCATTTTCAACCGTTTCTTCCGTTGAGTATCCATTCGAAAAGGCATAAGCGTAAATGATATCGAGCTCGGGCATCTGTTCAATGATTCCGGCGACAGCCTCTTTTATATGCTCCTCAGCAGCAGCTGTGCCTGTATCCGTATCTGAATCCGTAGCGATCGCAATCGCAAATTCGCTCCCGCCATAGCGTGCTATAACAGCAGGGTTGAAGTGGCGCTCTAGCTGAACGGCAATATCCTTCAAACTAATATTCGCTTGCTCATAGCCATGCTTGAAATTAATAACACGCAAATCCTGACAGCTCATAATAATTAAACCGTACTCACTGCGCTCCTTCATCTTGCTTAGCTCTCTGCGGAATTCATGATAATTGAGCAGGCCTGTGAGGACGTCCTTTTTCAGAAGCTCATCGTTTAATTGCTCGAGATTCTTCTTCTCGATTTCTTTGCTCTTAATAATCCATACCAATGTGACAAATACGAGCGCGCTGGCAAGGTCGGATAACGTAACGAGGACGGAGTATCCATTCGTAACCGAATAGGAGAAGCGGACAACACTGTAAAGCGTCATAATTAGAAGCGCATGGAGAAGTGCTCGGGGCAAATTTTCGCTGCGTGTAATCTGTCTGATCAGCAAAATCAAATACATCGTCAAGGACCAGTTCAACTCGCTGAGCCAATGAAAGAGGACGAGCATCGCAATTTGAAGATAAATCTGCTTGTCGGTCGTTTGCTTCGTGTTAATCGACACATACACAGCTGCGCCTACCGCTATCATTAGATAAGGATGACTTGTCCGATCGAGATAGATGGACGAGAAAGAGATAATGACGAGCAAGATAGGAAGCAATATTCGAAAAAGAATAGTATTGGCCATGACTTTGTCACCTTTATCCTTAAAATATGATTTTCGCGATAAATGAAAAAAAGACAGCCGTTTGTAATGGACGGCTGCCTGAACTGTGATGTATGACCCGTGTGTCCTGATAGGTGAAGAGTGCTCTCGTAATGGAGAAGCATTGTGCTTCCATCTTATCACATTTCTAAATTCCATGACCAGATGCGCTTCCTTCCATTCATCCACCCAAATCCCCAGTAATTCACTAATCATTAATGAGTACGATCCGTCTATACTGGAAGGACAACATGATTTTACTAGAATTGAGGTGTGCTATGAGCAGTACCACTACTCGAACCTCTCCCCCTTCACCTCTTATCGCTATGTTATACAACGAGGAAACTGGGTTGTACCATAAAGAATTACTCACGTCGTTCCTTCAATGGAAGCTAGCCGATATGCCGCGCGTTCGAACCAAATTCACAGTCGTGGCCATTGAGATATGCGAGCCTAATGAGCTACCTGCTCTGCAACATACGAGCAAGCTGATCGCTAGCCATCTGCGCAATACGGATTATCTGTTTGCTACCGAAGAGCCGCTTCGATTCATTGCCGTATTGATGCATACCGGCTTTCTCGAAGCAGAATACCTGTTCCAGCGCATTTACACCGACTTCCAGACCTCTTCTCAGGTGCAGCTGACGGCCGGGATGACGGAGGTTGTCTATTCGACGACCACCTGCGAAGATATCCTCGGCGCCATATCGGTTGCGCTAACGCTGGCACAGGATAAAGGTCCTTTCCAGCTTAGAGCCGTGCCTGTCGCTACCTTGCCTGATGTGAGCTCGATTAAAGTGTCTATTATTGAAGACTCGCCGATTGCACAGAGCATTATCACGAACATGCTGGAGAATCTTACGATGCCGCATATGGAGTTCCAGATCCGCAGCTTCCACGACGGAGCCAGCTTCGCGGAATCGGACTGGCATCACTCCGGGCATACGCAGCTGATCTTCCTAAGCGACATTCTACCGCAGCGCGACGGCATAGAGGTGCTTCGCGATCTGCGCAGCATGCCAAATGCCAGCAAGTACATCGTCATTATGCTGGGAAGCCGCAACACGGAGCATATGACGATCTACAGCATGGAGCATGGCGCGGATTACTATATTGCAAAGCCGTTCAGCATCAAGCTTCTTGAGGCCAAGGTGAAACGGCTTCTAGAAAGGCTGAATTAATATGTATACCAGTCATGCCGTCCTCTCTCTTGCTATGTTCACGTTGACGCTGCTCATTCTAAGCAGTCTCGTCCTCGCCTATATCACCATCGTCAAAGCACGCGACATGCGGCTTACGCGTTATATGAGCAGCTTCGCGCAGAAGAATAGCACACTCATGTATGTGTATCTGACCGAAGGCGAGATTAGCCGGGCAATCGTACCTCATAACAGACGAACGTTCACCGCAGTGGAGAAGCTGTTGAGCGATTATTTGCTCATCGCCCACAGCGATGAGATTCAGCTTCGGGCGAAGCAGTTCGCCGAGGCTCATTTTACGAGCACTTACCGAGAGATGCTGCAAGGCCGCAAGTGGAGCATGCGGATGAATGCGCTCTACCACGCTTCCGTGTTCGGCATGGAAAACCTGCAAGATGACATAACCAGGCTGATGAACAGCCCAAAATGCACCTCACAGGAGCATTACCAAATCTGCAAGCTCCTCATCCATTCTCGGCGCAGCAGCTTCATACAGAGTCTTATTCGGCTGCCAGGCGATCTGACGGCATTCAATTACCGCCAGCTGCTGTCCATGCTGACGAACGAGCAGTTTGATGAAGCATTAGCGCAGTTCCATGAGCTGCCCGTACCGATTCAGCACAGCCTCGTTGAGATGATCGGCATTCTGAACAAATATGAGCAGCTCGACTTTCTGGAGCAGCAGCTGTTCCGCCTTGCAGATTCGACGAGTTCCGATCAATCGTCCGAGCTGCGCATTAAGCTATTGAAATCCATCGCACAGCTTGGCTTCACAGAGCGGGCGGAGCAATACAGCAGATTCGCCACCTCCAGCAGCTGGGAGGAGCGGGCTATGGCCGCGAAGCTGTTCGGAGCGCTAAGAAGGCCGGAGCTGGTAGAGCCGCTTACGGAGCTGATCAAAGACCGCTCGTGGTGGGTACGAACACAAGCAGCCGGTGCGCTGCTGAACATGAAGGAGGGGAAGCAATTGTTAATGCATATTGCTGAGCATGATTATGACCGGTTCGCCCGGGATATCGCCAAAGAAACGTTAGGACTTCATCCCGGATGAGTGCCGAGAAGCTTTGGATCGACGTTATTGGCATTTATGGCCGCTTCATCCTATCCTTCATGCTCCTCGCGACCGCCTTCTACCTCATCATGTTCCTGTTCTCCTTCATGTCGATGCGCCGCGAGTACAAGCTGAACCGGTTCCGCTCGCATGAAGCACTGCTGAACATCGCATTCACGAAGCCTGTATCGGTCATCGTTCCCGCTCACAACGAGGAAGCGGGCATTGTAGAGAGCATCCGCTCCTTGCTTGGACTGCACTACCCGGAGCTCGAAATTATCGTCGTGAACGACGGTTCGAGTGATGGTACGCGCAAACAAGTGATCGAGCATTTTCAGATGGTGCCTGTGGAGCGCAATGCTCAGCAGCTGATTGCTACGGAAGCGGTCACCGAGGTGTACCAATCGCAGCTGCTGCCGCATCTGTACATGCTGGACAAACAGAACGGCGGCAAAGCCGATGCCCTAAACGCAGGGATTAATTATGCCAAATATTCGTATTTTTGCTCCATTGATGGAGATTCTATTCTTGAACAGGATGCGCTTGTTCAGATAATGAAGCCGATCATGACATCGAACGAGGATGTTATTGCTTCTGGAGGCTCAGTGCGAATCGCCAACGGCAATACGATTCAGATGGGCAGCGTGAAACAGGTCAAGCTGTCTAAGAAGCCGCTAGTCATCTATCAAGTCGTTGAATACTTGCGCGCCTTCCTTGTCGGACGAGTCGGCCTTAGCCGCTATAATTTGCTGCTCGTCATATCAGGAGCATTCGGTGTGTTCTCGAAAGAGTGGGTCGTAGCTGCCGGCGGTTATTCCACGAAGACAGCCGGTGAGGATATGGAGCTTGTGGTAAGGCTGCAGCGACTCATCAAGAAGCGGCGATCGAACAAACGGATCGAATTCACAGCAGATCCGGTTTGCTGGACAGAAGCGCCGGAGACGGCTGCTGATTTGCGCAAACAGCGCAACCGTTGGCATCGCGGCTTGCTTGAGAGCTTATGGAGACATCGGGGTATGACGCTCAATCCGAGGTACGGCTACATTGGACTCATTGTGTTCCCTTACTTCTGGATCATCGAGCTGCTCGGACCTGTCGTTGAGCTTTGCGGCTATATTTTTATCGTGTTATCCCTGTTTATGGGCGGGATTTCGATCGAGTTTGCGGTCATGCTGTTTCTGGCATTCCTGCTCTATGGCTCGTTAATCTCGCTGCTCGCGCTGATCTTGGAAGAATGGGGCTTGCAGAAATACTCCAATAAGAAGGATGTCCTGAAGCTGTATCTCTATTCCTTGACCGAAATTATTTGGTACCGTCCGTTAACGGTGCTCTGGCGCGTTGAAGGCATATTCCAATTCTTCCTCGGCTACTCCGCTTGGGGGAAATGAAACGCAGAGGAATCTCATCATGAGAAAGCTTGATCTCATTAATCGCCGATGGCTCATGGCTGCTGCCGTGACCGTCGGCCTCTTGGTCGTCTCTTCGCCGATTTGGAGCTGGTATTTGAAATCCGAGCATCAGCTAAACGTGTTAATCGTAGACAAAACGGTGCCGGATACCTCCTATCGCAGCCATGCAGGGCTGACTTGGATGCTGAACAATGCCAAGTACGTGCAGCCCTCGGGCTCCAGCTACAGTCCTTCGAAGGACTACTTCGGCTTCAAGCCGCTTAGTGGCGGCAAGTATCGCGTGGATGCTGTTCCTGACAACATCGACAACTATGATCTCATCTATCTGGCTAGCATGTATGGCGTCGACAAAGAGCAGTTCACCGGCAAGCAGCCGGGACCTACGGAGAGCAAAAGCTTATATGGCGGCATGACAAAATCAGATTTCGAGCCGATTCGCAGCAAGCTGCTTACGAAGGGCGGCACGCTCATCGCCGAGCGCGATCTCCTTGGCAAGCCCACATCGCCCGAGCTGCGCGAAGATATGTACAGCCTGCTCAATCTGACATGGGACGGCTGGTCCTATAAATACGTAGCTGATCTCGCGGGCAATGAAGTGCCGGACAAGCTGAAGGCGAGCGTTGCAGCGATTGCAAACGGAGGGACCGGCAGCTGGAGCTACAAAGGCAGCGGCTATCTGTTCATGAATGAATTCACAGAGGAGAATCTCGTCCTGACGGAAGCGGATTTGGCCGGTGGCGCTCCATCCTTCGCTTATACAGCGGAAGGCGAGCAGCAGCTGGGACTTCCGGCGAAGGGCAAGCAAGCATACAACGGCTGGATCGATGCGATTAAGCCCGCAGATGAACGTGAGGTTCTGGCAAACTATAAGCTTGCTCTCTCGCCTTCCGGACAGGAGAAGCTCAGCCGCAGATATATCCCGCTGACGATGCCTGCCATTATTCATCATCAGAATGAACGAAACGGCACGTATTATTTCAACGGCCAGTTCTCCGTCAATACGGATCTCCCGTCGATCTATCAAAGCTCGATTCAGACAGCGCTCCGCAAGCTGCCAACTTGGCATGACTCTGAGGATGCCTTCTATTGGGAGACGTACATTCCGCTCATGAAGGCAATCATTGACCGCGGCATGACAAAGCCGAGTGCAGCGAAGCAGGTCGAAACGCTGCAAGCCGATAATACGTCGTATTCGGCTCGCGTGTTCGGTGATCATTTTCAAACGCTGAAGAACGGCAAATGGTCGGATTTCACCATAAAAGGCGTTAACATCGGGATGGGCAAGCCTGGCGCTTTCCCGGGAAATGCCGCCATCGGCCGCGATGAATATTACCGCTGGTTCCAGCAGATTGCGGCGATGAACGCGAATGCAATCCGCGTCTACACGCTGCAGCCGCCTGCTTTCTATGAAGCGCTGTATGAATTCAATCAGACGACGGACAAGCCGCTCTACCTCTTCCACGGCGCTTGGGTGCTGGAGGACGCGCTTGTCTCGTCCGGCAATGCCTTCTCGGATGCGGTGATGAAGCCGTTCCACGAGGAGATCGTGGATGTCGTTGATGCCGTGCACGGCAAGGCTAGCCTGCCGAAGCGAGCCGGACATGCCTATGGCAGCTACACCTACGACGTCTCCCCTTACCTGCTCGGCTGGATTCTCGGCATCGAATGGGACCCGCATGCGGTGGCAGACACGAATAAGTTGACGGCGCATAAGCAGCCTTTTGACGGACGGTATATCTACACGAAAGGCGCTTCCCCGTTCGAGAATTGGCTCGCGCAGGGTATGGAGTACATGGCGACGTATGAGCAGGATCATTACCACATGCAGCATGCGCTCAGCTTCACCAACTGGCCGACGACCGATATGCTGAAGCATCCGCTGGAATCGTTTGTGGAAGAAGATATGTCGGTGGTGAATCCGAACCATATTTATACGAAGGACGGGTTCTACCCGGGCTCCTTCGCTTCTTACCACATCTATCCGTATTATCCGGATTTCATGAACAATGAATATACGGATTACAAGGACAAGTCGGGTATGAAGAACAACTATGCCGGCTATTTGCATGCGCTGAAGGCGGTGCACCGGCTGCCTATATTGGTGGCGGAGTTCGGCATTCCAAGCTCGCGGGGCATGACTCATCGCAATGTAAGCGGGAAGGATCAAGGGCATCACTCGGAGCAAGAGCAAGGACAGCTTATCGCGGGACTGTACGAGGATATGCTGAATGAGGGCTATATGGGGGGAATGATTTTCTCCTGGCAGGATGAATGGTTCAAGCGGACGTGGAACACGATGGAATACGATAATGCGCACCGTCGTCCGTTCTGGTCGAATGTTCAGACGAACGAGCAATATTTTGGCCTGCTCTCCTTCGATCCCGGCGAGAATGTCGTGCCGATTGACGTCGATGGCGATACGCTCGATTGGGATGCGCTGCACCTGGCTCCGATTTACAAGGCGGCTGACAGCACGCAGAACTTGAAGGCACTATATATTTCGAATGATTCGGAGTATGTGTATTTGCGCCTCGATTATCGGAAGCTGTCTAAGGACGATATTCATACGTCGATCATGTTCGATACAGTGCCCGGACAAGGGAATACAAAGCTGCCTAAAGGCGTGCCGCTTGCCAATAAAGTAGGGTTCGACTTCTATATCGACCTCGCCAGCGCGAGCTATGCGGAGACATTCGTGGACAGCTACTACGATACGTTCTACTACGATTATGCGAACTTGAAGAAGCTGATTCCGATTGTCGCCGGTGTGAGCACGAAGAACAATGGCATGTATAATCCCATCAGGCTCGTGCTGAATAAAGGCTCGCGTAAGGTGCTGCCGAGTGGTAAGGTGCTTAACTACCCGTTCGAGTCGTACCATACCGGATTGCTGCAGGAAGGCAACAGCAACACGCGAGCGGCAGACTACAACTCACTCGCTGATTATGATGTCAACGAGCAGTCCGGCGTGATTGAGCTGCGCATCCCGTGGCTCATGCTGAACGCCAAAGACCCAAGCCTGCACGAAATGACAGGCGACCTCTGGGCATCCGGCAAAGGCAATCAGGCAAGCGTAACGACGAAAGGCTTCCATATGCTCGTTGTTCAGCAGAACAGCGGCGGTAGTGGCGGCAAGCTGAGTTCGCTGCCGGAGCTAAAGACCGGCGAGCCGGTTACGCTCTCGCAGCTGAAGCTCTTCCAGTGGGGCGAGTGGAACCAGCCCGCTTATCATGAGCGGCTGAAGCGGTCGTATGAGGTGCTGAAGAAGGAATTTGGGAAATATTAAAAAGGCGGGGGTGCCCCCGCCTTTTTAATATGGATTTTTAAATATCAATACTTTCTGCGGCTGGATCTCGATCTTATGTAGCTGATCCCTCTACCTAACGTAAGAGCCAAGAGGAGAAATATCGTTCCGCCAGCCAAATCGACGATAACGTCTCGGTATGTACCAGTCCGCTGCACCGAAGACAGCTGGTTCCATTCATCGAACGAAGCGACGACAACAAGGGCTACCAATGCACCAAAGAAACGGTACACTGCCTTCCACCGGAGTGGAATTAATGTGACGTACAGAACGATAGCCAGCATGCCATATACAAACAAATGCGCGCTTTTCCGGAAAATAAATTCAATGAAGCCATAAGGATCGAGCTTCGCGGATGT
This window harbors:
- a CDS encoding ABC transporter ATP-binding protein, which translates into the protein MFDVLKKLSWFFKMHWKRYTLAIVLLTICGIFEVIPPRLIGFAIDSIGQGTMTRHKLTELLLLWAGLTVIVYLITYVWWSQLFGSSFMLERKLRSRLMRHLLKMTPTFYERNRTGDLMARATNDIGAVSNTAGFGILTLVDSTIWMATILVMMAGFISWKLTLAAMLPLPVLALVMQHFGKKIHERFTIQQDAFGKLNDQVLESVSGVRVIRAFVQEDEDRKRFSDMTDEVFRKNIEVTKIDALFEPSLKILVGISYLIGLCFGGWLVFRGEISLGDMVSFNMFLGMLIWPMFAIGELINIMQRGNASLDRINETLGVKPNVVDAESPVNVQVPESIETEGLTFRYPSSSIDNLVDINVKLQRGQTLGIVGRTGSGKTTLLRQLLREYPMGKGSLKASGVPITNIELDQIRSWVGYVPQQPILFSKTIRENIAYGVVGETMDDELLNKALELAAFRKDVTFLPDGLETLVGEKGVALSGGQKQRVSIARAVIANPEILMLDDALSAVDAKTETEILEGLRKERSGKTTLITTHRLSAVQHADWIIVLDEGRIAEEGTHEQLLLNNGWYKEQYDRQQLASVVEE
- a CDS encoding ABC transporter ATP-binding protein, yielding MGNNGKRLFQYAWHYKRPILLALLLLALAISAELVGPFLAKRMIDTNIMGIEKPWYESKEDGRYDVEYNGSYYKRADHWKDGETKGREVRVLQTGLTYYFVDAADVPDKGVRTFADGKLTVTSEDDSKQQYPAALLSRDETYHFYQPELKSMITLAAGYVGMLLIGAGLAYGQKFLLQVSANRIVRKMRNDVFRHIQELPVQYFDNLPAGKVVARVTNDTEAIRELYVSVLANFFSGIIYMTAIVGALFLLDVRLALIALPLLPILYFWIIIYRKYAGSFNHVIRSRLSDINGMINESIQGMPIIQVFRRQKETMSEFGVMNDEYFKYQNKLLRLNSVTSHNLLNVFRNVIFISVIWMFAGGWLGTAVSVGVLYAFIDYMNRMMQPIVGMVNQLSNLEVARVSAERVFALLDEPGVPVSEQRMARYKGNVAFEDVSFGYKENEDVLKHISFSAKQGETVALVGHTGSGKSSILNLLFRFYDIDRGAITVDGTNVRDMSKQQLRQHMGIVLQEPFLFTGTIASNISLDDPAITREKIEGALRDVGAYDMFMQLPHGLDEPVIEKGSTLSAGQRQLISFARALAFDPAILILDEATASIDTETEAIIQQALDVLKRGRTTFVIAHRLSTIRAADQILVLDRGRIVERGNHEELMVHGGKYFAMYQLQQGAAVSALA
- a CDS encoding ATP-binding protein codes for the protein MANTILFRILLPILLVIISFSSIYLDRTSHPYLMIAVGAAVYVSINTKQTTDKQIYLQIAMLVLFHWLSELNWSLTMYLILLIRQITRSENLPRALLHALLIMTLYSVVRFSYSVTNGYSVLVTLSDLASALVFVTLVWIIKSKEIEKKNLEQLNDELLKKDVLTGLLNYHEFRRELSKMKERSEYGLIIMSCQDLRVINFKHGYEQANISLKDIAVQLERHFNPAVIARYGGSEFAIAIATDSDTDTGTAAAEEHIKEAVAGIIEQMPELDIIYAYAFSNGYSTEETVENAEKLLFLQKKEIWMKRDEHFFRADKLKVIGELAAGMAHEIRNPLTTIKGFLQLAYQNDYKEFDRYHPMIMDEITRVSELTSEFLQFSKPNLSQMKTEAVQTCIERAISIMGTEIERRGHRLSAEYPVAPLYVKIDKDKVVQVLVNLFKNSIDAMEDLGQIRVKLYELDNHACIELSDTGTGMSDATKEKLFEPFYTTKGQGTGLGLSISHKIIQDHGGRMDVKETSAQGTVFLIELPLVL
- a CDS encoding response regulator transcription factor encodes the protein MYHKELLTSFLQWKLADMPRVRTKFTVVAIEICEPNELPALQHTSKLIASHLRNTDYLFATEEPLRFIAVLMHTGFLEAEYLFQRIYTDFQTSSQVQLTAGMTEVVYSTTTCEDILGAISVALTLAQDKGPFQLRAVPVATLPDVSSIKVSIIEDSPIAQSIITNMLENLTMPHMEFQIRSFHDGASFAESDWHHSGHTQLIFLSDILPQRDGIEVLRDLRSMPNASKYIVIMLGSRNTEHMTIYSMEHGADYYIAKPFSIKLLEAKVKRLLERLN
- a CDS encoding HEAT repeat domain-containing protein, giving the protein MYTSHAVLSLAMFTLTLLILSSLVLAYITIVKARDMRLTRYMSSFAQKNSTLMYVYLTEGEISRAIVPHNRRTFTAVEKLLSDYLLIAHSDEIQLRAKQFAEAHFTSTYREMLQGRKWSMRMNALYHASVFGMENLQDDITRLMNSPKCTSQEHYQICKLLIHSRRSSFIQSLIRLPGDLTAFNYRQLLSMLTNEQFDEALAQFHELPVPIQHSLVEMIGILNKYEQLDFLEQQLFRLADSTSSDQSSELRIKLLKSIAQLGFTERAEQYSRFATSSSWEERAMAAKLFGALRRPELVEPLTELIKDRSWWVRTQAAGALLNMKEGKQLLMHIAEHDYDRFARDIAKETLGLHPG